The following DNA comes from Sander lucioperca isolate FBNREF2018 chromosome 2, SLUC_FBN_1.2, whole genome shotgun sequence.
AGTCACCTCAGAACTAGGATTATTTTcgttaatgattaaaaaaatgaatgaatgaaaaaaatgtaaaagagaaactgtcaaatgtcttgttttgtccaaccaagggtccaaaacccaaagacattcagtttaTCGTGTATGACAAAGATGAGCataaaatattttacatttaagaaacaaaaaaaaaaaactttgattatctaaatagttgctgattcattttctgtcaatcgactaatcaataaatcattggatctttgcagctctactcaGCACCATGACCAGGAAGGTGTTCACCAACACGAGGGAGCGCTGGCGCCAGCACAACGTCAACACTGCCTTCGCAGAGCTCCGCAAGCTCATTCCCACCCATCCTCCGGAGAAGAAGCTGAGCAAGAATGAGATCCTGCGTCTGGCCATGCGCTACATCAACTTCCTGGTGCAGCTGCTGGAGAGCCAGAGCGGTCAGCCGGCCAGCCACTCCCCCACCGCTCTGCTCACCTTTCTCAGAGGAAACATGGAGCAGCTGCACTCCCCTCCACATCCCTGGGCCCTGACCAGTGACACTGAAGTCCCTTCACCTGGATCCAGCTGCGACAGCTCCGAGGCCTGGTAGaaaccacaaaaaaaagaaaccctTGAGCGGACACTTTTCCTGGGTTTAAAAAAACTGATATTGTCCTTCCTCGACACTCATTTTTGCCTCTGCATTTGTCACCCGTGTGTGACACTTGTTTTAATGCAGAAGATGCAATATTGTGTTATATTTGTGGACTCCAACCATGGCTGAAAATGTGGTCACAGCCTCCATGCTGATCAGTGTTGAAATATGCTTTGCGGGTTcaaaataatttgtattctgcaTGGATGTGTAAGACAATATTCCCTTCATGTCTTCATGTTAATATTCCTTGTTGCCGGTCCACCTGGAACTAATTTAGTTTGCAATGACAGGGTGTTTTGCAGATGAGGAAAATGGAGGGGATTAAGGAATTTCTCATTTCAAGCAATAGATTCAGCATTTGAATAGATAAAGGCTCAGCCAATTCTCCAGCCTGCAATCGTCTCAAAATAGCCAAgggcactttttttcttttttaaatcgacatgctgtttttttttcttgagaaGACTAAATCTGACCTTAATTTTCATTTATGAAGGTTATGTGACTTCAGAAGAAACAGTTCTGTGAAAGACTTTTGCTGTTTCTCACCCTTTCACACAACAATGTTCAGTATTTGTTGATTACAAATTTGTGATACTTAGGATTGGGCTGAGGAATTTCAGCAAAACTGGCAATCCTTTCAGTAATTTCATGCTTGACCACACAATATCTTctcatttaaatgtgttttcatttgaGTTTTTGTAAAATACGCATGTCATATAGCCAAAGATTATGAATTGATTGTCTACTGTGAAGAGTGTGCTACTTATCTTCCGATACCTCTTTTGTAA
Coding sequences within:
- the tal2 gene encoding T-cell acute lymphocytic leukemia protein 2; amino-acid sequence: MTRKVFTNTRERWRQHNVNTAFAELRKLIPTHPPEKKLSKNEILRLAMRYINFLVQLLESQSGQPASHSPTALLTFLRGNMEQLHSPPHPWALTSDTEVPSPGSSCDSSEAW